Proteins from one Bacteroidota bacterium genomic window:
- a CDS encoding Bro-N domain-containing protein — protein sequence MENTKSLAVFENKQVRRYYNEVTNTWYFSVVDVVAALTDSVNPTDYLKKLRKRDTELGSYLGTNCPQVEMLTHGKKRRTLGGTVQDVLRLIQSIPSPKAEPFKQWLAKVGYERMQEISDPEQSLDRARENWQNLGRSEKWIQQRMTGQETRNKLTDYWKDSGIKEKDEFAWLTNIIHHEWTGLTVKKHKDLKGLKSQNLRDHMSEAELIFTALAELSTRQIAETEQAKGLEENATAGKKGGTVAKNARKELESKTGKNVVTGENFLPPIKNRKLK from the coding sequence ATGGAAAATACAAAATCGTTGGCTGTTTTTGAGAACAAACAAGTGCGACGTTATTACAATGAAGTAACCAATACATGGTATTTTTCCGTGGTTGATGTAGTTGCCGCTTTAACCGACTCTGTTAATCCAACAGATTATCTAAAAAAATTGAGGAAAAGAGATACCGAGTTGGGCTCTTACCTAGGGACAAATTGTCCCCAGGTAGAAATGTTAACACATGGCAAAAAACGAAGAACTTTGGGTGGCACGGTTCAAGATGTGTTGCGATTGATTCAATCCATTCCCTCTCCCAAAGCCGAACCTTTTAAGCAATGGCTGGCTAAAGTAGGCTACGAACGAATGCAGGAAATTTCTGATCCGGAACAAAGCTTAGACAGAGCAAGAGAAAACTGGCAAAATCTGGGACGGAGTGAAAAGTGGATACAACAACGCATGACCGGACAAGAAACCAGAAACAAGCTGACTGATTATTGGAAAGATTCCGGCATAAAAGAAAAGGATGAATTCGCTTGGCTCACAAATATTATTCATCATGAATGGACTGGCTTAACGGTAAAGAAACATAAAGATTTAAAGGGATTGAAGTCGCAAAATTTACGAGATCACATGTCGGAAGCAGAATTGATCTTTACCGCATTGGCTGAACTTTCTACACGCCAAATTGCAGAAACGGAACAAGCAAAAGGATTGGAAGAAAATGCAACAGCAGGTAAAAAAGGAGGCACTGTCGCTAAAAATGCGCGAAAAGAGTTGGAATCAAAAACCGGAAAAAATGTTGTCACCGGCGAAAATTTTTTACCGCCTATAAAAAATAGAAAACTAAAATGA
- a CDS encoding asparaginase domain-containing protein, whose product MPIKIFVTGGTFDKEYNELNGQLFFKETHLHEMLSLGRSRIDVHITTLMMIDSLDMTDTDRKIISDHCIDTPEDKIVITHGTDTMVETAQFLAQTISNKTIVLTGAMIPYKFGSSDGLFNLGSALAFVETLPKGVYISMNGRYFTWNNVRKNKSAGEFQEIK is encoded by the coding sequence ATGCCTATAAAAATCTTCGTCACCGGCGGAACGTTCGATAAAGAATACAATGAACTGAACGGTCAACTCTTCTTTAAAGAGACTCATCTTCACGAAATGCTCTCCCTCGGCCGCTCACGGATTGACGTTCACATTACAACTCTAATGATGATTGACAGTCTGGATATGACCGATACCGACCGTAAAATAATTTCGGATCATTGCATTGATACACCCGAGGATAAGATCGTCATTACGCACGGAACCGATACAATGGTGGAAACAGCACAGTTTCTTGCTCAAACAATTTCCAACAAGACTATTGTACTGACCGGAGCAATGATCCCGTATAAGTTTGGAAGCTCTGACGGACTCTTTAATCTGGGAAGTGCTTTGGCTTTTGTGGAGACGTTGCCAAAGGGAGTTTACATCTCCATGAACGGGCGATATTTTACATGGAATAATGTTCGCAAAAATAAAAGTGCCGGCGAATTTCAAGAAATAAAATGA